A region of Mauremys mutica isolate MM-2020 ecotype Southern chromosome 2, ASM2049712v1, whole genome shotgun sequence DNA encodes the following proteins:
- the VWC2 gene encoding brorin isoform X2, with product MASSTAMAIGALSSSLLVTCCLMVALCSSTIPVQKLAKAPDKQEIKTSQEKRDHTSTRPDSQSQTGPGKMNEIGRNGREEGTRDWKSKGNRNYSNKESWTRQKQVWNSQGTSSKSGNIQAQEQRDGVPEEPQAAEESSLPEVVASTTPEPPEEYAYPDYRGKGCVDESGFVYAIGEKFTPGPSACPCLCTDEGPLCIQPECPRLHPRCIHVDTSQCCPQCKERKNYCEFRGKTYQTLEEFMVSPCEKCRCEANGEVLCTVSACPQTECVDPVYEPDQCCPICKNDLEEDELSLSWSSLNIPE from the exons ATGGCCAGCTCTACTGCAATGGCAATTGGCGCGCTCTCTAGTTCTCTTCTTGTAACCTGCTGTCTCATGGTTGCTCTCTGTAGCTCCACCATACCTGTGCAAAAACTGGCCAAGGCTCCAGACAAACAGGAGATAAAAACAAGCCAGGAAAAGAGGGATCATACATCAACCAGGCCGGACAGTCAGAGTCAGACAGGCCCAGGGAAAATGAATGAAATTGGAAGGAATGGGCGGGAAGAGGGCACCAGAGATTGGAAGAGTAAAGGAAACAGAAATTATTCAAACAAAGAATCTTGGACTAGGCAAAAACAAGTTTGGAATAGTCAAGGAACAAGCAGTAAATCTGGGAACATTCAAGCACAGGAGCAAAGGGACGGTGTTCCAGAGGAACCTCAGGCGGCTGAAGAATCATCCCTCCCAGAAGTTGTTGCTAGTACTACTCCTGAGCCTCCAGAGGAGTATGCCTATCCAGATTACCGTGGGAAAGGCTGTGTGGATGAGAGTGGCTTTGTTTATGCTATCGGAGAGAAGTTTACTCCAGGTCCCTCTGCTTGCCCCTGCCTTTGCACTGATGAGGGACCTCTGTGCATTCAACCTGAGTGCCCAAGACTCCATCCACGGTGTATTCATGTAGACACCAGTCAGTGCTGCCCACAGTGCAAAGAGAGGAAGAACTACTGTGAGTTCAGAGGAAAGACCTACCAGACACTAGAAGAATTCATG GTTTCCCCATGTGAGAAATGCCGTTGCGAAGCCAATGGTGAAGTGCTGTGCACAGTGTCTGCTTGTCCTCAGACTGAATGTGTGGATCCAGTGTACGAGCCAGATCaatgctgccccatctgcaaaAATG